AATCCCTATTCTAACTTTAAGTAGTAGCCACCCAAAAAGGCTCCCTGTGACATAAATAATCCCTATTCCTTACTCAGTGCTACTAATTCCACTTTCCTTGCATCTATGTGGCCTTCCAACATTTTCCATTCCCATATCAACTTCACCATCACTTTCATTTCCATCCACTTCCTTGTTCACAACACTTTCTTCATCTTCAACTTCTTCCTCAACGTCATCTTCTTGAATTTCTGACCCTACTTCCTGCATGCAATCCTTCGAAATTCTTAGCTGTAACCTGCCATGAGATCGGTGAGCTTCAAAGCAAGTACCAACAGATGCTGCTTCCACAACTTTGATAATTAGCCTTCCTTCTTCTCGACAAGGCCTAACTTGATATAAATTCGAGCTTCTTATAGTTGTCAAAGGAGGTGGAAAACTAAGCGAATTCGCCTTCTTTGCCGATGAAATTTTCCTGATATGTTGCTGATGTACTTCCCTTGATGGTTTCTCATTTCTTGTCTCCAAAATGGTGCTCTCACTTGTGTCACTGCCTGTTTCATTTCCCAAATTTTCAGTGCATAGTTCTAAGCTCCTCTCGGTAAGCCTTGGTGATGAAAATGAGTTGGAGACTTTAGGTTGAGATGAATTTGGAAGATTTTGAAGGAAAATCCAAGCACTGGAATCAAGATTGGGGATCATGTGGCTTTTGGCAATAGTAATTTCAGGGAAGATAGATTGTGTTTGTATGGATTTTGGTGCAGTCAATGTAAGCAGCAGTGTGTCTGTGGGATCAAGACATGACTGTAAGCCTTGGCACATTACTGTTGACATGGCTAATGGAATAATTTTATGGTAATATGAAGATGAGCgctatatatatatagatttatGAAAGAAGGGATGAGTGAGCATTGACAAGGAGGGGGAATGTATATGTTGTATGAAAAGGTTGCACAAACACCTCGTGCTTCATTCTTTTcctcttcttttttttttccttttgcTCAACTGTGGTAGGGCTGCAACTGCAAGTATAGAAGCTTCTCACACCACTTGTTTAAGGTATTAGTTTGCTAATAAATTTTTAGaagaataaatttttattaatatacTCCCCCAATCACGTTTTAGTTCATGTAATAAAATTATTCAAACTTTGACtgatatttattaatattttataatgtaataaaataaaaaaattatatcattgaaaaaatatttaatctactttaatataaaaatctcagcttttttttaaaataaaggtaatttttaattttttatcaaaaattaattaatttcacCAACATAAATAAAAATGTGACATCTAAAGACCACAGACCCAATaaattttaaagaattttgatGGACCAGAGAATTTCAACAACTCACTGTTGGtattgaaataaaattttaatataaaaaatgtCAAAATAACCCTTACAAAAATCTTATATTAAATATTAGGGGTGGCATAAGGAAGAGAGTCAGGCTTGAGCTACCACATTAAAAAATGGGTTAAATATTAAAGTGTTCATTCAACTAAAAATAATCAGAAACTTAACATTGTATCATTTCAATAACAGATAACTCAAAATATGTGTtcgaaaattaaaaattattttatcgattttttcttcaattttattacaaccaaatgaaaagttataaatttataatattttagatgattttgtgagatttttaaaaatttatctactaattatttttatttaaataaagaaaatgactacaaaattaaaaataaacagtagataaatttttagaaaccttactatattatataaaatattagatatcatacattttcatttggttgtaataggatttaagaaaaatatacaaaacttcataaaataatttttaattctcaAACACATATTTTGAGCCA
This genomic interval from Apium graveolens cultivar Ventura chromosome 8, ASM990537v1, whole genome shotgun sequence contains the following:
- the LOC141680375 gene encoding protein FANTASTIC FOUR 3, which encodes MSTVMCQGLQSCLDPTDTLLLTLTAPKSIQTQSIFPEITIAKSHMIPNLDSSAWIFLQNLPNSSQPKVSNSFSSPRLTERSLELCTENLGNETGSDTSESTILETRNEKPSREVHQQHIRKISSAKKANSLSFPPPLTTIRSSNLYQVRPCREEGRLIIKVVEAASVGTCFEAHRSHGRLQLRISKDCMQEVGSEIQEDDVEEEVEDEESVVNKEVDGNESDGEVDMGMENVGRPHRCKESGISSTE